The sequence CTCTTAGTCTGAAAGCTTTAATTACAGAAATATAATCAGCTATTTTTTCACAATATCTGGGCGTTTCATCTCCATGTAACTGAGCCAGATATAAACCACATTCATCCACAAGTGTCAATAAATGATCCGGCTCTTCATTTACAAATACACCTACTTTATTGATTGTTGAACCTTTTGCCTTTTTCAACTCCAATCTGGAACAGTTTTTTAAAACATACCTAGGCGATTTGGGATAAAAAATAAATCCGGCGAATTCAACTCCCATTTCATCCAGTTGCATCATTTGCTGAACACAGTTTAACCCACAGACTTTAGCCCGCATTTTGTTTTTCTTTTAAAACGTTAACAAAATTGGCAAAAGCAATTCCAGGATTGGTTTCACGCATGAAACGTTCCCCTATCAAAAATCCGGAGAAACCGGCTTTCTGTAAAGTTACAATAGTGTCTGGATGATCAATCCCACTTTCTGCAATAGCTAGCATTCCCGTTGGTATCTGATTAATCAGGTCCAGGGAGTGGTCTAGGCTCACTTCAAAACTTTTTAGATTTCTGTTATTTACACCTACAAAATCAACCTCCGGACAAATATGGCCCAACTCATCAGCTCCATGGATTTCAAGCAATACCTCCATTCCTAACTGGTGCGCCAGAAAACTCATTTTCTTTACTTCAACAGGAGTTAAGCATGCCGCAATCAATAAAACTACAGATGCACCATGGGCTTTTGACTCATAAATCTGATACTCATCAATCATAAAATCTTTGCGCAAAACAGGAATGGGCAACTGAACCACATTTGCCAAATCAGTAAGGTCTCCCCCGAAAAAATGCTGATCTGTTAAAACGGAAATTGCTGCTGCACCATGTTCTGCATAAGCACTTGTTACTTCTTCAACGGTTGTCCTATCGTTGATAATTCCCTTACTGGGCGACTTCCTTTTAAATTCTGCAATAATGCCTGTTTTGGTACTATCCATCAAATTAGTCCTGAGAGAAAAACCCTTTCTGGAAAAACAAACCGACTTTTCTAAAATATTTATCGGCGTAAGCATTTTACGGTGCGCAACTTCAAGCTTTTTTTGTTCAACGATTGTATCAAGAATGGTCATAATAGTTTTTTTAGGCTATTGCATTTGAATCAGATTAGTAAAACTTTTGTAGGCTGCTCCAGACTCAAGACTACTAACTGCTGCCTGATATGCCGCATCATATTGGGCAAACTTACCTGTACTATTCAATGCCATAGCAGCATTTGCCAACACCACTGCATTTTGAGACCAGCTTCCCTCTCCTTTTAGTACACGCAGAAAAATACCGGCAGACTCTTCTACTGTGTTCCCCCCGTAGATTGCTTCGGGCAAAACAATTTTTTTGCCAAGGTCTAAAGCTGAATACACTGCTTCTCCATGATTGGTGATGACTTTAGTATCACTGGTCAAGGAAATTTCATCATAACCATCAAGACTATGAATAATAGTAAAAGATTTTCCTGTTTGCTGTAGTAAATAGTTATAGATACGGGCCATTTCCAAATTGTAAACACCCACCAACTGATAATCCGGATTGGCCGGATTTACCATTGGGCCCAACATATTAAAAAAGGTTCTTACCCCAAGTTGTTTGCGAATTGGACCAACTACTTTTAATGCCGGATGAAAAAGCGGAGCATGCATAAAGCAAATTCCTGCATCTTCAATTTCTTTTTTCAATACATCGGCATTTGATTTGAAACGATACCCCAGTGCTTCCATCACATTTGATGCTCCGTTGATGGTAGAAGCTCCGTAATTTCCGTGTTTGGCTACTTTCTGCCCGGCGCCGGCAACTATAAAACAAGCGAGCGTAGATATATTGAAAGAATTTTTACCATCACCCCCGGTTCCAACAATGTCTACCAAATCATTGGTACCCAAATTCGTCTTTACACATAAATGGAGCAATGCATCTCTAAAGCCACTTAACTCGTCAATGGTTATGCTTCGCATGAGATATACTGTAATAAAAGCAGTGATTTCGGATTCATTATACTGTCCGTTTGCCATATTAACCAAAACTTCATAAGCTTTCTCCCTGCTTAACGATTTGTACTCAAAAAGGTATTGTAATATTTTTTTCATCTTACTTATTTAACCAGTTTTTGATGATTGTTTCTCCTTGCGGTGTCAGTATGCTTTCTGGATGAAACTGTACTCCTTCAATATCATACTGGCGGTGCATCAAGCCCATAATCAACCCATTTTCGTCTTTGGCTGTTACCACAAGTTCATCCGGCAATTGATCTGAAGACACGGCCCAGCTATGATACCTGCCGACTTGGATGGCATCGCCCAAACCTCTGTACAGAGGAGAACATTTGCCATTCACCAAAGGCTGGGGAAAAACCGGCATGGCAATTCCATGGTAAACTTTGGGAAGATTAATTAAGGTTGCTCCAAATACTTCGCCGATGGCCTGATGTCCAAGGCAAACACCAAGTATACATTTGCTGGAAGCATACTCTTTAATCAAGGGTTTAAGCAAACCAGCTTCTTCTGGAATTCCAGGTCCGGGCGACAAAACAATTTTATCATACTCGCTTACTTTAGACAAATCAATCTGATCATTTCTATATACGTCCGGATATTCACCTGTAATCTTTGCAATCAAATGCACTAGATTGTAGGTGAATGAATCATAATTATCAAAAACAAGAATTTTCATAGTATCAATTAAATAACAGTTGAAGCAAGAGAAACTGCCTGATGCAAAGCGTTTAATTTATTATTCACTTCCTGCAATTCACTCTGTGGAACACTGGCCGCCACCACACCTGCTCCTGCCTGACTGATGAGTTGATTGTTTTTACTAAGGAAGGTTCTAATCATAATGGCATGATTAAAACTTCCATCAAAACCAACAAATCCGATAGCTCCTCCATAAAAACTACGCTGTGTTGGTTCCAGTTGTTTAATTATATCAATGGCTTTTATTTTTGGAGCGCCACTTAGTGTGCCTGCAGGAAAACTTGCTGCAAAAATTTCAAAAGGATTTTTAATCCCCTTAATACTCCCCTCTACTTCACTTACTAAATGAATCACATGACTGTAATAATGAACCTGTCGATATTGCGCAACTTTAACATCTTCGCATACCCTGCTTAAATCGTTTCTGGCAAGATCTACCAGCATAACATGTTCTGCATTTTCCTTCTGATCTGCAAGTAATGCTGTAGCAGCCTGTTGATCAGTTGCATCATCGCCCGTTCTTTTAAAAGTGCCTGCAATCGGATGAACAACTGCCTTTCCGTTCTTTATTACCAATTGCGCTTCCGGAGAAGAGCCCATAATTTTATAATCACCATAATCAAAGAAGAATAAATAAGGAGAGGGATTAATACTTCTTAGTGTGCGGTATACATTGAACTCATCGCCGGTAAACGCCTGACTGAATCTTCTGCTGAGCACAATTTGGAAAACATCTCCACGCATGCAATGCTCAATACCTTTTTTTACAAGTGAGATATACGATTCATCTGTCATATTCGACTGCAGTTCTCCGGCAACAGCAAATGGATATACAGGAACATCTTTTATGCGAATGAGTGACTCAACCATTTGCAGATCACCCTTTATTCCAGGAATGGTGTTTTCACAAATAATCAGTTCATCTTTGAAATGGTTAAATGCAATTACATATTGATAAAGTCTATATCGAACCAAAGGAATTATTGGTGTATTTGTATCTGAGGCAATGGAAGGTTCAAAAAAATCAATTGCATCAAAACAATTATACCCAAATAGCCCCTGTGCAAATGAATATGCAGCATCTTCCGGAACTGAAACCTGAAAAGAATTCATGAAATCCCAAAGATGGGTAGCTACTTTTTTTGACGGATCAAGAACAGACTTTACAGGGTCAGATCCTGGCAATTTATATTCAATAATATCTCTAGATGTAATTTCAATTCCACCAATAGCATTAATACATATAAAAGAATAACTATTGTCGTGCGCATGATGATCTGTACTCTCCAGCAAAATCGTATCGCGGAAACGATCCCTTAGCCTTAAATAAATACCCACCGGAGTATAAATATCTCCCAACATTTTTTTACCGGTAGTATTCAATTGTATTTTGTTCATTTTCTAATACTTAAAATCAAAAAAAAAGCCCCAGAAATACATCCGGGGCTCTTACAATATTGTTCAGTACTGGTTATAGCACTACATTCCCCGTTCAGAGTCAGAATGCCACCACCAATGCTTATTTACTAAAATCATATTGCAAATATGAGACTTAACATGGAAAACACAAAAAATAATTACAGCACTCCTTTAGTAGAAGGTAAATAGTTACTTAGAGGATCTCTTTTTACTGCCATTCGGATGGCTTTGGCAAATGCCTTAAATATAGCTTCAATCTTATGATGCTCATTATCTCCCCTGCATTCAATATTCAAATTGCATCTGGCCCCATCACTAAAGCTTTTAAAGAAATGAAAGAACATTTCGGTGGGCATTTCCCCTATTTTTTCTCTTTTGAAATCTGCATTCCATACTAGCCAGTTTCTACCGCCAAAATCAATGACCACTTTTGCGTCAGCCTCATCCATTGGCAATGCAAAACCATATCTTTCCATGCCCCTCTTATCTGAAAGTGCGCTCGCAAAAGCCTCTCCTAGTGCAATGCCGGTATCTTCAATTGTATGGTGTTCATCAATGTGTAAATCACCTTTTGCTGTTATGGTCAAATCCATCTTTCCGTGTCTGGCAATCTGATCTAGCATATGATCAAAAAAGCCAAGGCCTGTATGAATATTTGCTTTGCCAGTTCCATCCATATTTAAATCAATGGATATCTGGGTTTCGTTTGTATTTCTTTCATGATGCACCTGTCTGAGTCCGGATTTTAGAAACTGATAAATCGTTTCCCAGGAATCCGTTTCCAAAACAATTGCTTCCTTAAATAATGCTTCCTGCTCAGCAGTTAACTGATGTAATCCTGATTTGAAATAAATGGCTTTGGCCCCCAGATTAATTGCCAGTTGAATGTCACTCCAGCGATCACCAATCACAAAAGAATTAGCAAGATCATAGGATGGATTATTCATTAAATGACTGAGCAATGCAGTGCCTGGCTTACGGGTGGGTTGGTTATCCGAAGCAAAGGTTTTATCAATAATCATCTCATCAAAGACAAAACCTACTGAATCCAGTGTTCTTACCATCAGGTCATGATAAGGATAAAACTGAGACTCAGGATAAGCGTCGGTTCCCAAACCATCCTGATTGGTTACCATCACTTTATAAAAATCAAATTCCGCTGAAATTCTAGCCAGTTGGGTTAATGCCCCTTTTACAAAACTGGTTTTGTAAATATCATCAATCTGAAAATCCAACGGAGGCTCCTCTAAAACCACTCCATCCCTATCAATAAATAGAATCCTTTTCATATTATTTTTTTGCTCTTTGCTTTTTTACTTCTGCAATGGTTACCGGCCCTGATTTATTCCCGAAACTATTTCTCACAAATGTTAAAACATCAGCTATTTGCTGATCCGTAAGAAAATCATGAGCGGCCATTGGGTTTTCATATTCCTCTCCGTTAATTTCCAGTGGCGTATTCAGTCCTTTCAAAACAATGTCTATTAAACGGGTTTTACTCCCGTTCACATACACTGTACCCGATAAAGGCGGATTCAGTCTTGGAACGCCATTCCCATCTGCCTGATGACAAGCCTGACAGTATAAATCATATACTTTTTTACCATTGCCCATCTGCCTAGGATCGATGGTTGGCTTTAACTGAGCACCAGCAGGCTTCATAGATTTACTTGCAGACTTAACTTGTGCTTTTGCAGAACAATATGCCACAATTAAACAAATCAATACAATATTCAGTTGCTTCATATTTGCTATTTCTTGTAAGATATTTTCCAAACATAGCCAGCCTTATCATCAGAAACATAAATGGCACCATCAGGTCCCATTGTTAATCCGGTTGGACGATGCTTTGCTGCAGACAAATTAGTTACCGGACTCATACCAGAAAAGCCATCTGCAAATACCTCCCATTTTCCGGTAGGCACACCATTTTTCATTGGCACAAATACCACATAGAATCCTTCCTGAGGCTCGGGTGTTCTATTCCAACTTCCGTGAAAAGCAATGAAAGCACCATGCTTGTATTTATCAGGAAACTGATTACCATTGTACATTAATAATGCATTGGGAGCCATATGACCCGGGAAACCTACCAATGGACTGATGGCATTAGGAGCTCCCTCCTTTTTACCATCACCGCCATATTCAGGGTTTAGGATTTTTTTGTTCTGAAAATGATCCCAATGAATATATGGCCAGCCGCAATCATCTCCTTTTTTAACCCGATAAAATGTTTCTGAAGGAAGCTCCGCTCCTCTTTTCTGATCATACATTTCCGGAAAATCCTGAAACAACATATCTCTTCCATGAATGGTTACATATAAATCATTTACTTCCGTATTCCAGTCAATACCCAAAGCATTCCGCATACCAGTAGCATATCTTACCCCGTCAGCTAATTTCTGGTTGAGTTTAGCTGTGCTGAACTGCCAGATACCCCCTGCGTTTTCTAGGATTGGACATGGAGTCATTCCAAGCGATCCTTTCTGTCTGTCTTTTTCCTGACAAACATTGGACGGAGCCCCAATATTCACATAAATATTTCCTACCAGATCAAAAGTGATAGATTTGGAAGCATGCTGACGTTGGTTCAGCAGGCCACTCACTACTATTTCCGGCTTATCCGGATTTACGATATCCTGATTGGCGTCTAACTGATACCTATAAATAGCTTCATCAGAAGTTGCATACAAATACCCTCTGTATATGCCAATACCAGTTCCGGTATAGTTGCCGAAAGCTAGGGTGTCTTCCATGATACCGTCTTTATTTTTATCCCTTAAACGATAAATTCCTTTTCCATTCACCAAACGTTCCAGTTTCATATACAAATCGCCATTGGTATTAACAGCAATATGCCTTACTCTTCCGAAATTACTAGCAACAATCTGACTGGAAAAACCAGCAGGAAGTTTAATTGGAACTTCTGGTTGCTTTTGAGCAACAACAGTTAAAAACGGCAAAAAGCCAAGGACTCCCAACAGATATTTTTTCATAGTATTTTATTAATTAAGACGTGAAATTAAGCATTCAATTGATACCAGTCTTGCATGGCATCAACAAGCAAGGTATTGTCCTGTTCAGAACCAACGGTAATACGCAAACAATCACCACAAAGCTGCACATTACTTCTATCCCGAAGTACAATACCTTTTGATAATAAAAATTCATATACTGCTCTTGCATCCTTTACTTTAACCAGGATAAAATTGGCATCGGATGGATAAACCCTCTCTACAGTTGGCATAGACGAAAAAACTTCTGCCAAAGCATCACGCATGTCTACCAATAAACGAATCATATCATTTACCTGACCAACTTCTTCCAGAGCAGTCAGTACCAACTCCTGAGTTGCTTGATTTATATTATAAGGCGGCTTCACTCTATTTAAAATTTCTATAATAGCAGTAGAGGCAAAAGCCATACCCAGTCTTAATCCTGCCAAACCCCATGCTTTACTCAAAGTTTGTAAGACAACAAGGTTAGGATACTCTGTTAATTCCTGAACAAATGATTTTTGCTTAGAAAAATTAATATAAGCTTCGTCAACAATCACCAGCCCTTTAAAATTATTCAACAAGGTTTCAATATCCAATCGTTTAAGTGAATTACCTGTTGGATTATTAGGAGAACATATCCAGATTAATTTGGTTTGATTGTCAATAGCATCTTCAATACCCGATAAATCGAGTTCAAAATTGGGCAACAGGGAAACTTTTTTTACCTCCACATCATTAATGTTCGCACTTACTTCGTACATGCCATAGGTTGGAGGACAAATAATCACGTTGTCTTTGCCCGGATTACAAAAACAACGATACAGCAAATCAATGCATTCATCGCTGCCATTTCCTAAAAAAATATGCTCAGCTGCTATCCCCTTTATCTGAGCAAGCTTATGCTTAATGGCTTTCTGATGAGGGTCTGGATAACGATTGTACCATTTTTTTAATGGAGACCCCAAGCTGTTTTCATTTGCATCAAGAAAGACTTTTGCTTCGCCGCTGAATTCATCGCGTGCAGAGGAATAAGGAGTTAATCCTGCTATATTGGCTCTTACCAGTGTATTTACATTAAACATATTTTTCTATTTAGTTCTGATACTTACGGCTCTTGCATGGGCGGACAAACCTTCTGCTTCTGCCATTTTTTCTACGGTGGTTGCAATGGAAATTAGCCCCTCTTTGGTTAGTTTTTGAAAAGTGATTTTCTTAACGAAACTATCTACACTAACACCACTGTACATTCTTGCATAAGCATTGGTTGGTAAGGTATGATTGGTACCACTGGCATAATCCCCTACGGACTCAGGTGAATAATTGCCAATAAATACAGAGCCTGCATTCACAATTTTTTCTGCAATACTTTCCGCATTGTTGCAGGCAATAATTAAATGCTCAGCTGCATAAGCATTTACCAATTCAATTGCTTCTTCTATAGTGTTCATTAATACTGCACGACTATTCGATAGCGCGATAGCTGCAATTTCCTTCCTGGGCAATTCAGCCAGTTGTTTTTCTATTTCAAGCTTCACCTGATTAATCATCTCCGACGAAGTGCTCACCAAAACAACCTGACTGTCTGGTCCATGTTCTGCCTGACTTAATAGGTCGGCAGCAACGTATGCAGGAACGGCTGTTTCATCAGCCATCACACAAACTTCACTGGGTCCTGCAGGCATATCAATGGCCAGTCCCTCCAGTTGAACCAATTGCTTGGCAGCTGTTACATATTGATTACCGGGTCCGAAAATTTTGTATACAGCAGGAACGGTCTTTGTGCCAAATGCCATTGCTCCTATCGCCTGCACACCACCTATTTTGAAGATTTTCCGAATCCCCACCAATTGAGCTGCAAATAAAATTGCCGGATGTAGCTTACCAGACTTATCTGGTGGTGAACAAAGAATAACTTCACCGCAACCTGCAATTGAAGCTGGAATACCCAACATTAAAATAGTAGAAAATAATGGCGCAGATCCGCCTGGGATATACAGGCCAACCTTATCAATCCCTACCGATTTTCTCCAGCATTGTATTCCAGGCATTGTTTCTACCATCGGTTCTGATTTCAACTGATGTGAATGAAAGCTCCGGATATTAGCAGCAGCGTTCTCAATGGCAAGTTTTAAGTCTTTATCTAAGACATGAACTGCTTCCTGAATTTCTTCCTCAGTTACAGTGAACTGAGACAATTCAACCCCGTCAAATAGTTTCGTGTATTGCTGAATTGCAGTGTCTCCTTGCTGTTTAACCTCATCCAAGACAGATTTTACTTTTGCCATTAAAGTGCTACTATCTGCGACGGGTCTGACAATAATTGACTCCCATGAAGACTTTTGAGGGAAAGCGATTGTATTCATATTACATTATCATTTTTTCAATAGGCACAACCAAAATTCCTTCTGCGCCTGCTTCCTTTAATTGTTCAATAATATTCCAGAAATCATTCTCGTTTAAGACGCTATGCACACTACTCCATCCTTCTGTAGCCAATGGTAATACTGTTGGACTCTTCATTCCGGGTAGCAAGGAAATGATATCATTCAATCTTTCATTTGGTGCATTCAATAAAATATACTTATTATTCTTTGCCTTCTTAACAGACTGTATCCGGAATATCAAACGATCCAGCAACTGAATCTGCGTTGTATTCAACGCTGACTGTTTTATTAATACTGCCTCAGATTCAAATATCACTTCCACTTCTTTCAACCCATTCATGAAAAGCGTAGATCCACTGCTAACCAAATCACAAATGGCATCAGCCAGACCTATTCCGGGAGCAATTTCAACACTTCCACTGATTTCGTGAATTTCTGCTTTAACACCCTGACTTTGCAAATAGTTGTTTACGATGACAGGATAACTGGTTGCAATTTTTTTTCCATGCAAAAACTGAGACGAAGGATAATCCTGCCCTTTGGGAATAGCTATGCTTAGTCTGCATTTTCCAAATCCCAGTTTTTCAGCAATGGCCACCTGTTTATTTTTCTCAAAAATGACATTCTCTCCTACGAATCCAATATCGGCAACACCATCCTCAACATATTGTGGGATATCATCGTCTCTCAGAAAAAACACTTCAATGGGAAAATTGGTTGCTTCAGCTTTGAGCTTATTAACCCCATTACTGATATCAATTCCACATTCTTTTAAAAGCTTCATTGAATCATCGTGCAACCGACCACTCTTCTGAATAGCCAATCTCAGCTTTTTACAATCATTTTCTGCTGTCATATTCATTTTTTTAATCAGTTAATAAAAACAAAAAAGCCTACCGATAGGTAAGCTTAGTGTTTAATATCATAATACAATACACCGATGCCTACCCGTTAGGTTGCATATGATGATGGTGTAGATGTAAGTTTTGATTCATTGTATCGCAAAACTACAAGGGAGATTCGGAAAGACAAAAAATATTTTAAAAAGCGGGTACTGGCTGGCATGCACAGAGATAAATTGTTAATTTGGGGAATTGATTCCCTTATAAATTTTATCATCATATGAAAATGAACAAAATCATTCTTTTGGCACTTTCGCTTACTGGAGCCAGTCTCTTTTTGAAAGCACAGGATGCCATAAGTTATCAGACACCACCGAAAGTGATTGCAGATTTACTGTTGGCAGCCCCTACTCCTTCTGTTAGTGTGGATGGATCTGCCACCTGGATGTTGTTGTCTGGAAGAAACTCTTATCCAACAGTGGAAGAGTTGGGACAACCGGAAATAAGAGTAGCCGGTTTAAGACTAAATCCCAATAATTTTTCTCCCAGCCGACAAAATTTCATTAATAATTTTCAACTGAAGCAACTGAAGGAGAACAAGATTTATTCAATTGCAGGATTACCTTCCAATTTACTGGCAGGTTCTGTAAGCTGGAGCCCTTCAGAAAACAAGATTGCATTTACGCATACTTCAGGTACACAGGTAGACTTGTATGTAATTGATATAGCAACTAAGAAAGCTACCAAAGTTAACAAGCGTCCATTAAACACTGTTTTGGGAAATGCGTATACATGGGTAGATGACAATACCATTCTGTACAAATCTACCATTTCAGCCGCAGCCGCTGCTCCTAAAAAGCCTATCACTCCTAAAGGCCCAACCATTCAACAGAATCTCGGCAAAACAGCTCCCAGCCCAACTTATCAGGATTTAATCAAAAGTCCTTATGACGAACAGCTCTTTCAGTTTTACGCCACTTCGCAGTTGGTAATGAACAAAAATGGGATAGAAACCCTTTCTGGTAAGCCATGCATTTTAAGCAGTTTTAGTTTGTCTCCGGATAAAAAATACTTGTTGCAGAAGCAATTGCAGCAACCATTCTCCTACCTGGTTACCGCCAATGGTTTCCCTTCTAAAATGATTATTTCTGACCTTGCTGGCAACACAGTTAAGCTATTGGTAGAATTGCCCTCAACAGAAGGTACACCCTCTGGCTACGATAATACCCAGAACGTCCCCAGGGCTTTTGACTGGAGAGATGATGAAGCTGCAACCATAACTTGGGCAGAACCCCTAGACAGCGGTTTGATTAAGAAACAAGTACCATTCAGAGATGCTGTATTGGCATTAAGCGCACCTTTCACCGGCACTCCAAAAACATTATTTAAAACCAAACTCCGTTATAGTGGAACTATCTGGGGTAATGAGAATATTGCACTGGTAAATGAAATTTCAAGAAGCAAGCAACTCAACCGAGTAAGTGCATATAGTAGCAAAAAAGAAAGCTTGGAATTACTATACGAGAGAAACCAAACTGATGCTTATGGCAACCCCGGGTCACCTGTTACAACCAAAAACAATTATGGAAGAAACGTTATTGTTACCATTGATAACGGCACTAAACTTTTAATGAATAATACTACAGGTTCTTCTCCCAAAGGTGATCTTCCATTTCTGGCTAAATTTGATTTAGCAACCAAACAGAACGAAATTATCTGGAGATGCAACGAGGGTGAATTTGAACAGGTAACAGATGTGCTGGATGCCAACAATCTGATTTTATTATCTAGAAAAGAATCACAAAAACAGGTACCCAACTATTATATCAAAAACCTAAAACTCAGAAAGGCAGATGAAGCCATCACCGCATTTACGAATCCTTACCCCGCATTGGAAACGGTAACCAAAGAAAAAATAAAATACAAGCGTGCTGATGGCGTGGATTTAACAGGAGACCTGTATTTACCCAGTGGCTATGACAAGAGTAAAGGGCCATTGCCTTTGATTATTTGGGCTTATCCAAGAGAATTCAATTCTGCAGCAGATGCTGCTCAAATAAGGGGAAGCAAAGACCGTTTTACAACATTAAGCTGGG is a genomic window of Sediminibacterium sp. TEGAF015 containing:
- a CDS encoding PQQ-dependent sugar dehydrogenase; protein product: MKKYLLGVLGFLPFLTVVAQKQPEVPIKLPAGFSSQIVASNFGRVRHIAVNTNGDLYMKLERLVNGKGIYRLRDKNKDGIMEDTLAFGNYTGTGIGIYRGYLYATSDEAIYRYQLDANQDIVNPDKPEIVVSGLLNQRQHASKSITFDLVGNIYVNIGAPSNVCQEKDRQKGSLGMTPCPILENAGGIWQFSTAKLNQKLADGVRYATGMRNALGIDWNTEVNDLYVTIHGRDMLFQDFPEMYDQKRGAELPSETFYRVKKGDDCGWPYIHWDHFQNKKILNPEYGGDGKKEGAPNAISPLVGFPGHMAPNALLMYNGNQFPDKYKHGAFIAFHGSWNRTPEPQEGFYVVFVPMKNGVPTGKWEVFADGFSGMSPVTNLSAAKHRPTGLTMGPDGAIYVSDDKAGYVWKISYKK
- the trpC gene encoding indole-3-glycerol phosphate synthase TrpC; the encoded protein is MTILDTIVEQKKLEVAHRKMLTPINILEKSVCFSRKGFSLRTNLMDSTKTGIIAEFKRKSPSKGIINDRTTVEEVTSAYAEHGAAAISVLTDQHFFGGDLTDLANVVQLPIPVLRKDFMIDEYQIYESKAHGASVVLLIAACLTPVEVKKMSFLAHQLGMEVLLEIHGADELGHICPEVDFVGVNNRNLKSFEVSLDHSLDLINQIPTGMLAIAESGIDHPDTIVTLQKAGFSGFLIGERFMRETNPGIAFANFVNVLKEKQNAG
- a CDS encoding anthranilate synthase component II codes for the protein MKILVFDNYDSFTYNLVHLIAKITGEYPDVYRNDQIDLSKVSEYDKIVLSPGPGIPEEAGLLKPLIKEYASSKCILGVCLGHQAIGEVFGATLINLPKVYHGIAMPVFPQPLVNGKCSPLYRGLGDAIQVGRYHSWAVSSDQLPDELVVTAKDENGLIMGLMHRQYDIEGVQFHPESILTPQGETIIKNWLNK
- the hisC gene encoding histidinol-phosphate transaminase — encoded protein: MFNVNTLVRANIAGLTPYSSARDEFSGEAKVFLDANENSLGSPLKKWYNRYPDPHQKAIKHKLAQIKGIAAEHIFLGNGSDECIDLLYRCFCNPGKDNVIICPPTYGMYEVSANINDVEVKKVSLLPNFELDLSGIEDAIDNQTKLIWICSPNNPTGNSLKRLDIETLLNNFKGLVIVDEAYINFSKQKSFVQELTEYPNLVVLQTLSKAWGLAGLRLGMAFASTAIIEILNRVKPPYNINQATQELVLTALEEVGQVNDMIRLLVDMRDALAEVFSSMPTVERVYPSDANFILVKVKDARAVYEFLLSKGIVLRDRSNVQLCGDCLRITVGSEQDNTLLVDAMQDWYQLNA
- the hisB gene encoding bifunctional histidinol-phosphatase/imidazoleglycerol-phosphate dehydratase HisB, with protein sequence MKRILFIDRDGVVLEEPPLDFQIDDIYKTSFVKGALTQLARISAEFDFYKVMVTNQDGLGTDAYPESQFYPYHDLMVRTLDSVGFVFDEMIIDKTFASDNQPTRKPGTALLSHLMNNPSYDLANSFVIGDRWSDIQLAINLGAKAIYFKSGLHQLTAEQEALFKEAIVLETDSWETIYQFLKSGLRQVHHERNTNETQISIDLNMDGTGKANIHTGLGFFDHMLDQIARHGKMDLTITAKGDLHIDEHHTIEDTGIALGEAFASALSDKRGMERYGFALPMDEADAKVVIDFGGRNWLVWNADFKREKIGEMPTEMFFHFFKSFSDGARCNLNIECRGDNEHHKIEAIFKAFAKAIRMAVKRDPLSNYLPSTKGVL
- a CDS encoding anthranilate synthase component I family protein, which encodes MNKIQLNTTGKKMLGDIYTPVGIYLRLRDRFRDTILLESTDHHAHDNSYSFICINAIGGIEITSRDIIEYKLPGSDPVKSVLDPSKKVATHLWDFMNSFQVSVPEDAAYSFAQGLFGYNCFDAIDFFEPSIASDTNTPIIPLVRYRLYQYVIAFNHFKDELIICENTIPGIKGDLQMVESLIRIKDVPVYPFAVAGELQSNMTDESYISLVKKGIEHCMRGDVFQIVLSRRFSQAFTGDEFNVYRTLRSINPSPYLFFFDYGDYKIMGSSPEAQLVIKNGKAVVHPIAGTFKRTGDDATDQQAATALLADQKENAEHVMLVDLARNDLSRVCEDVKVAQYRQVHYYSHVIHLVSEVEGSIKGIKNPFEIFAASFPAGTLSGAPKIKAIDIIKQLEPTQRSFYGGAIGFVGFDGSFNHAIMIRTFLSKNNQLISQAGAGVVAASVPQSELQEVNNKLNALHQAVSLASTVI
- the trpD gene encoding anthranilate phosphoribosyltransferase, which codes for MKKILQYLFEYKSLSREKAYEVLVNMANGQYNESEITAFITVYLMRSITIDELSGFRDALLHLCVKTNLGTNDLVDIVGTGGDGKNSFNISTLACFIVAGAGQKVAKHGNYGASTINGASNVMEALGYRFKSNADVLKKEIEDAGICFMHAPLFHPALKVVGPIRKQLGVRTFFNMLGPMVNPANPDYQLVGVYNLEMARIYNYLLQQTGKSFTIIHSLDGYDEISLTSDTKVITNHGEAVYSALDLGKKIVLPEAIYGGNTVEESAGIFLRVLKGEGSWSQNAVVLANAAMALNSTGKFAQYDAAYQAAVSSLESGAAYKSFTNLIQMQ
- a CDS encoding c-type cytochrome produces the protein MKQLNIVLICLIVAYCSAKAQVKSASKSMKPAGAQLKPTIDPRQMGNGKKVYDLYCQACHQADGNGVPRLNPPLSGTVYVNGSKTRLIDIVLKGLNTPLEINGEEYENPMAAHDFLTDQQIADVLTFVRNSFGNKSGPVTIAEVKKQRAKK
- a CDS encoding phosphoribosylanthranilate isomerase — its product is MRAKVCGLNCVQQMMQLDEMGVEFAGFIFYPKSPRYVLKNCSRLELKKAKGSTINKVGVFVNEEPDHLLTLVDECGLYLAQLHGDETPRYCEKIADYISVIKAFRLRDDDDVLWKIKDYQDMVDMFLFDTAGAEYGGTGKRFNWDILFSLNINKPFFLSGGIGPDDLQALQSFKSDPVAKDLFAIDVNSKFEITPGIKNMELVKPFINQLKQL